The following proteins come from a genomic window of Columba livia isolate bColLiv1 breed racing homer unplaced genomic scaffold, bColLiv1.pat.W.v2 Scaffold_155, whole genome shotgun sequence:
- the LOC110360040 gene encoding SUN domain-containing protein 3, with protein MALGRDTERGEDSLRHSPALDQVLSSGVCLTGVYHVGRLGVLTWNTAKELGYLSETPSLPVQLRKLQEQLYHLRWSAKDVAELALQEGLKQAKVPGFAGWAVQEIINQALEKLEEIHVLMPDYALKSAGAAVILSRTSPSLRTDKAKVFLYSLSIMDYMRTPELILEPDNHPGNCWPFPGSQGHVFIKLSMPVIPRAVTMDHVSETAFHGESISGAPKDFAVYGFKEEHEEQGTFLGQFTFLAALNPSQTFQLKVWGQRGRRTAGEEEKCGWMGRGFPAKGYRQPCP; from the exons ATGGCACTtgggagagacacagaaaggggaGAAGATAGCCTGAGGCATAGCCCCGCCTTAGACCAAGTTCTAAGCTCTGGTGTGTGTCTGACAGGAGTTTACCATGTGGGACGACTTGGCGTCTTAACATGGAACACTGCAAAAGAGTTAGGATACCTGAGCGAAACCCCGTCCCTGCCCGTGCAGCTCCGTAAGCTTCAGGAACAACTTTATCATCTGCGCTGGAGTGCAAAGGATGTTGCTGAGCTGGCTCTACAAGAAGGATTGAAGCAGGCAAAGGTCCCAGGCTTTGCCGGATGG gctgttcAGGAGATCATCAATCAAGctttggagaagctggaggaaaTCCACGTCCTGATGCCGGATTATGCCCTCAAATCGGCAG gGGCTGCCGTCATTCTTTCCAGGACTTCTCCATCCCTCCGGACTGACAAAGCAAAGGTGTTCCTGTATTCCCTGTCGATAATGGATTACATGAGGACCCCTGAGCTGATTCTGGAG CCGGACAATCATCCTGGCAACTGCTGGCCCTTTCCAGGAAGTCAAGGACACGTCTTCATCAAGCTGTCCATGCCAGTCATTCCCAGAGCCGTCACCATGGACCATGTCTCAGAGACAGCGTTCCATGGAGAAAGTATCTCTGGAGCTCCcaaggactttgctgtctat ggcttcaaggaagaacacgAGGAGCAGGGAACGTTCCTGGGACAGTTCACTTTCCTGGCGGCGCTGAATCCCAGtcagaccttccagctgaaggtatggggacagagagggaggagaactgcaggagaggaggagaaatgcgGCTGGATGGGGAGAGGCTTCCCCGCCAAAGGGtacaggcagccctgtccttga